One Succinispira mobilis DSM 6222 genomic window carries:
- a CDS encoding ABC transporter ATP-binding protein → MAENKEKIAKKQVGFGGRRRTGINRFAPTAKPKNFQGTFLRILQLYSRWRSKMVLTITLVTMSTAVSISVPYYIGKSFDAFDLQTHNLNTQLLLNYLVILLSLYFCNWLLMTSNGILMAKISQNLVYVLRQEFFEKMQKLPLLFFDTHSQGDTMSRITNDIDNISTNISQTIAEFLSSVLSILGAVAIMYSLSKELTLIVLLAVPLVTGLTKLLASKSRIHFGQQQKNLGILNGIIEENITGLKLVKAFNRQDEILKQFNIYNEQLYNSSRLAQIWSGYMMPLMNVINNLIFALLALVGAVLALNYALSIGTIVSFVNYAKRFSMPLSNLAGMFNTIQSSLASAERIFEILDEIEETPDKINAVELKQPKGEVVFENVFFAYDSEQPVLKDISFSVQAGQTIALVGETGSGKTTIVNLLTRFYDVAQGRILLDGTDIRNLKRSSLRDCFAVVLQDTALFTGSIMDNIRYARCTATDEEVIAAAKLARAHNFIENLPQGYCTQIHGNIDNLSQGQKQLLSIARAVLSDSPILILDEATSSVDTKTEKDIQYALLHLMKKRTSFLIAHRLSTIRDADKIMVLNQGQIIEAGNHEQLMARKDKYYEMVCSQMGVNA, encoded by the coding sequence ATGGCAGAAAATAAAGAAAAAATAGCTAAAAAACAAGTTGGGTTTGGGGGGAGAAGACGAACGGGGATAAATCGTTTTGCCCCTACGGCAAAACCCAAAAATTTTCAAGGAACATTTTTGCGCATCTTACAACTATATTCTCGTTGGCGGAGCAAGATGGTGCTGACCATAACATTAGTGACTATGTCCACGGCCGTTTCAATTAGTGTTCCTTATTACATTGGCAAAAGTTTTGATGCTTTTGATTTGCAAACTCATAATCTTAATACGCAGTTGCTACTCAACTATTTAGTGATTTTACTTAGCTTATATTTTTGTAATTGGCTATTAATGACTAGTAATGGAATATTGATGGCCAAAATATCACAAAACTTAGTGTATGTATTAAGACAAGAGTTTTTTGAAAAAATGCAGAAATTACCCTTGCTGTTTTTTGATACCCATTCTCAAGGCGATACTATGAGTCGCATTACTAATGATATTGATAATATTAGTACTAATATTTCTCAAACAATCGCCGAATTTCTTTCCAGTGTGCTAAGTATTTTAGGAGCAGTGGCGATTATGTATAGTTTGAGCAAAGAACTTACTTTGATCGTATTGCTTGCAGTTCCCTTAGTTACGGGCTTAACTAAGTTGCTGGCTAGTAAAAGCCGCATTCACTTTGGACAACAACAAAAGAATCTAGGAATTTTAAATGGAATAATCGAAGAAAATATTACAGGTTTAAAGTTAGTTAAAGCTTTTAATCGTCAAGATGAGATACTTAAACAGTTTAATATTTATAATGAACAATTATATAATAGCAGCCGCTTAGCTCAAATTTGGTCTGGGTACATGATGCCCTTAATGAATGTTATTAATAATTTAATTTTTGCTTTATTAGCTCTAGTAGGAGCAGTCTTAGCCTTGAATTATGCCCTTAGCATAGGTACGATTGTAAGTTTTGTAAATTATGCTAAACGATTTTCAATGCCTCTTAGCAATTTAGCAGGAATGTTCAATACGATACAGTCTTCTTTAGCGAGTGCCGAAAGAATTTTTGAAATTTTAGATGAAATTGAGGAGACACCAGATAAAATAAATGCAGTAGAATTGAAACAACCCAAGGGCGAAGTAGTTTTTGAAAATGTATTTTTTGCTTATGACTCCGAACAGCCTGTCCTTAAAGATATTAGCTTTAGTGTTCAAGCTGGTCAAACTATTGCTTTAGTTGGGGAAACAGGCTCTGGTAAAACTACTATTGTAAATTTGTTAACACGATTTTATGATGTGGCTCAAGGCAGAATTTTGCTGGACGGAACTGATATTAGAAATCTTAAACGTTCTAGTTTGCGAGATTGCTTTGCGGTAGTATTACAAGATACTGCTCTGTTTACAGGGTCGATTATGGATAATATTCGTTATGCACGTTGTACGGCTACTGATGAGGAAGTAATCGCCGCGGCTAAGTTAGCTAGAGCACATAATTTTATTGAGAACCTCCCTCAAGGTTATTGTACGCAGATACATGGAAATATTGACAATTTAAGTCAAGGCCAAAAACAACTTTTATCTATTGCTCGGGCAGTATTAAGTGATAGTCCGATTTTAATTCTGGATGAGGCGACTAGCAGTGTAGACACCAAAACCGAAAAAGATATTCAGTATGCGCTATTACATTTAATGAAGAAACGCACTAGTT